Proteins encoded within one genomic window of Gimesia sp.:
- a CDS encoding tetratricopeptide repeat protein — protein MAAERRLRDRQQRNRPEDLNEVTGMAVWGMSVALCCLLLLNGCQGQQSLDPRTAAEQGDAAAQNNLGIMYTLGDGVEQDFGKAAMCFRRAAEQGYAEAQNNLGVSYRDGKGVEKDYPQAVNWFRKAAEQGLPKAQFNLGIMYTNGNGVGKDYAQAAEWFRSGAQYGNPESQTYLGIFYRDGMGVEKDTAQATEWIRKAARQNLPMAQHNLGFMYATGNGVEQDDAEAVKWYRKAAELGNAEAQNNLAMCYRNGKGVEQDLGQAAKWLREAAEQDLISAQFNLGYMYAEGEGVEQDLKRAAEWYRKAAEQGNQAAKQALENLEKNR, from the coding sequence ATGGCAGCAGAGCGACGGTTAAGGGACAGACAACAGAGAAATCGCCCAGAAGATCTGAATGAAGTGACCGGTATGGCTGTCTGGGGCATGTCTGTTGCGCTTTGCTGTTTACTCCTGTTGAATGGATGTCAGGGGCAGCAGAGTCTCGATCCCCGCACAGCGGCTGAGCAGGGAGATGCCGCAGCGCAAAACAATTTAGGAATCATGTACACACTCGGAGACGGCGTCGAACAGGATTTCGGCAAAGCCGCGATGTGTTTTCGTCGTGCCGCCGAACAGGGATACGCCGAAGCACAAAACAATCTGGGGGTCAGCTATCGTGACGGTAAGGGGGTTGAAAAAGATTATCCTCAGGCAGTCAACTGGTTTCGCAAAGCGGCAGAACAGGGTTTGCCTAAAGCACAATTCAATTTAGGGATCATGTATACCAACGGAAATGGAGTCGGGAAGGATTATGCACAAGCGGCTGAATGGTTTCGATCAGGGGCTCAGTATGGAAATCCAGAATCACAGACCTATTTAGGAATCTTTTACCGTGATGGAATGGGCGTTGAGAAGGATACTGCTCAGGCGACCGAGTGGATTCGGAAGGCAGCCAGACAGAACCTGCCCATGGCGCAACACAATTTAGGATTCATGTATGCAACAGGTAACGGTGTCGAGCAGGATGATGCTGAGGCGGTGAAGTGGTATCGCAAAGCGGCTGAGCTGGGAAATGCCGAAGCCCAGAACAATTTAGCGATGTGTTACCGCAACGGAAAAGGTGTGGAGCAGGATCTGGGTCAGGCAGCAAAGTGGCTCCGCGAAGCAGCAGAGCAGGATCTGATAAGTGCGCAATTCAATCTGGGCTACATGTATGCAGAGGGAGAAGGCGTTGAACAGGATCTAAAGCGGGCCGCGGAGTGGTATCGTAAAGCCGCGGAACAGGGAAATCAGGCAGCAAAGCAGGCATTAGAGAATTTAGAGAAGAACCGGTAG
- a CDS encoding family 16 glycoside hydrolase: MTSQRLFRIHTSLFCSLICLILATPQLLQAEDKGFQPIFDGKTLKNWDGDPRFWSVKDGAITGITTKDNPTQGNTFIIWRGGEPGDFELKLQYKIIGHNSGIQYRSFPIKGADKWRIGGYQADMEAGDKYSGILYGEKFRGILALRGEKTVIGKNHKPKVVGSVGDTDEIQKHIKKEDWNDYHIIARGNHFIHKINGITTVDVTDNDVDMRRDKGLIALQLHAGPPMEVQFRDIQLKELPASKETSSADGAKKKVVLIAGKKSHGYGAHEHRAGCMLLAEALNNSGLNIEATVVTEGWPKDASILEDADSIVIYCDGGGRHPYNEHLDELDELAKQGVGMVNIHYGVEVPKGKSGDAFLRWIGGYFEEWWSVNPHWTADYKSLPSHPIANGVKPFSINDEWYYHMRFQPEMKNVDPILTAVPPKETLKRPDGAHSGNPAVRKTVGQPQHMAWAYERPDGGRGFGFTGGHFHWNWGNDDFRKLVLNAIAWSAQAEVPADGVASTPVTLEQLEANQDYPQPDNFNPARIKALLAQWNQ; the protein is encoded by the coding sequence ATGACGTCACAGCGCTTGTTTCGTATTCACACCTCACTCTTCTGCTCTCTGATTTGTCTGATACTGGCAACGCCCCAGTTGCTCCAGGCGGAGGACAAAGGGTTTCAACCAATCTTTGATGGCAAGACTTTGAAGAACTGGGATGGCGATCCCCGTTTCTGGTCTGTTAAAGATGGGGCGATCACGGGAATCACCACAAAGGACAATCCGACACAGGGGAATACCTTCATCATCTGGCGTGGAGGCGAGCCTGGCGATTTCGAACTGAAACTGCAGTACAAAATTATCGGACATAATTCAGGAATCCAGTATCGCAGCTTCCCCATTAAAGGCGCAGACAAGTGGCGGATCGGCGGTTACCAGGCCGACATGGAAGCCGGCGATAAATATTCGGGAATCCTCTACGGCGAAAAGTTTCGCGGCATTCTCGCGCTGCGGGGCGAAAAGACCGTGATCGGCAAGAACCACAAACCCAAGGTGGTCGGTTCCGTCGGCGATACCGATGAGATTCAGAAGCACATCAAAAAAGAAGACTGGAACGACTATCACATTATCGCCCGCGGTAATCATTTCATTCACAAGATCAATGGCATTACCACGGTCGACGTGACCGACAATGATGTCGACATGCGACGCGACAAAGGGCTGATTGCACTACAGTTACACGCCGGCCCTCCGATGGAAGTTCAGTTCCGCGATATTCAACTCAAAGAGCTGCCGGCCTCTAAGGAGACATCATCCGCTGACGGCGCTAAAAAAAAAGTCGTCCTGATCGCCGGTAAAAAAAGTCACGGTTACGGGGCCCACGAACATCGTGCCGGCTGCATGCTGCTGGCTGAGGCATTGAATAACAGTGGTTTGAATATCGAAGCCACCGTGGTCACCGAAGGCTGGCCGAAAGACGCTTCGATTCTGGAAGACGCCGATTCCATTGTCATTTACTGCGATGGGGGTGGCCGCCATCCTTACAACGAGCACCTGGACGAACTCGACGAACTGGCAAAGCAGGGCGTGGGGATGGTCAACATTCACTATGGTGTGGAAGTTCCTAAAGGGAAATCCGGGGATGCCTTCCTGCGGTGGATCGGCGGCTATTTTGAAGAGTGGTGGTCGGTCAATCCACACTGGACCGCCGACTATAAAAGTCTGCCCTCACATCCAATCGCGAATGGCGTCAAACCATTTTCCATCAACGACGAATGGTACTACCACATGCGGTTTCAGCCGGAGATGAAAAACGTCGATCCGATCCTGACCGCGGTGCCTCCCAAAGAAACACTCAAACGCCCCGATGGAGCTCACAGCGGGAACCCGGCTGTGCGGAAAACCGTCGGACAACCTCAGCACATGGCCTGGGCTTATGAGCGTCCGGACGGCGGTCGCGGTTTTGGTTTTACCGGCGGTCACTTTCACTGGAACTGGGGCAACGATGATTTCCGCAAACTGGTGCTGAATGCCATCGCCTGGTCTGCCCAGGCGGAGGTGCCAGCCGATGGGGTGGCTTCTACTCCGGTAACCCTGGAACAGCTGGAAGCCAACCAGGATTATCCGCAGCCGGATAACTTTAACCCGGCACGCATCAAAGCCCTGCTCGCTCAGTGGAATCAATAG
- a CDS encoding MBL fold metallo-hydrolase: MISRWLRFLLWQPYALLCRRFPLWPFQVKITQPVEYVTCIQIDNFLTRTLSRFSGGYDYAVCYLVDEILLIDTGFPWARRSLKQTLQKLGVVETITTVVNTHYHEDHTGNNDLLVELCDAQVLAHADAIPEIRFPVELRWYRSFLFGPSAIADAQPVGASVSTEHTRFEVIDTPGHCPGHICLFEPERKILFSGDLYIAADLDSQLGDADGPKWIASLEQAIQLRAEWLFDAHGTVLKGAEAVEQHLSRKLAFLQTIRDRVYEYATHAQTIEELTRKVFDRRGLVDFLSFGEGWLSLITGSDFSRSNIVKSFLREKFQQEASASLNQELEKEAGQPRISSA, translated from the coding sequence ATGATCAGCAGGTGGCTGCGGTTTCTGTTATGGCAGCCTTATGCACTGCTCTGTCGCCGGTTTCCTCTCTGGCCGTTCCAGGTCAAAATTACGCAGCCGGTGGAATACGTCACCTGTATTCAAATCGACAATTTTCTGACACGCACGCTGAGTCGGTTCAGTGGCGGTTATGATTACGCGGTCTGTTATCTGGTTGACGAAATACTGCTGATCGACACCGGGTTTCCCTGGGCCCGTCGGAGCCTGAAACAGACGCTGCAGAAACTGGGTGTTGTGGAAACCATCACGACCGTCGTGAACACGCATTATCATGAAGATCACACGGGCAACAATGATCTACTGGTGGAGCTGTGTGACGCGCAGGTTCTCGCGCATGCGGATGCGATTCCGGAGATCCGCTTTCCGGTGGAGTTGCGCTGGTATCGCAGCTTTCTGTTTGGTCCTTCCGCCATCGCGGATGCCCAGCCCGTGGGCGCTTCGGTCAGTACGGAGCACACGCGGTTCGAGGTCATCGACACTCCCGGCCATTGCCCCGGGCATATCTGTCTGTTCGAGCCGGAGCGGAAGATCCTGTTCAGCGGCGATCTCTATATCGCAGCCGACCTGGACAGTCAACTGGGAGACGCCGACGGTCCGAAGTGGATCGCCAGCCTGGAACAGGCGATCCAGCTGCGCGCCGAATGGTTGTTTGATGCGCATGGAACAGTTCTGAAAGGAGCCGAGGCCGTGGAGCAGCACTTGAGCCGCAAACTTGCGTTTCTACAGACAATTCGCGATCGCGTCTATGAATATGCCACGCACGCACAGACGATTGAAGAGCTGACGCGCAAGGTCTTCGACCGACGTGGCCTGGTCGACTTTCTTTCGTTTGGCGAAGGCTGGCTGTCGCTGATTACCGGTTCTGACTTCTCGCGGAGTAATATCGTCAAATCGTTTTTGAGAGAGAAATTCCAGCAGGAAGCATCTGCATCGCTGAATCAAGAACTCGAAAAAGAAGCAGGTCAACCGCGGATTTCCTCTGCTTAA
- a CDS encoding PVC-type heme-binding CxxCH protein, producing the protein MNYRWLAIIPALFLSTSLTGSSLFAQSEHDADQAVPNLTVAPGLQATLFSSEPHISSPSSMDVDAQGRVWICEVVNYRAGIRNIPTREAGDRIVILEDTNGDGKADESKVFYQGNDINGSQGICVLGNKVIVAASPNVFLFTDEDNDGKADKKELLFKVAGGEHDHSAHASVFGPDGRLYWNFGNAGKQVFDAAGKPILERDGRPVLDNGKPYWGGMVFRCNLDGSDFEVLAHNFRNNYEVTVDSFGTLWQSDNDDDGNRGVRINYVMEFGNYGYLDQLTGARWKTPRTGMHEEIPLRHWHLRDPGVVPNLLQTGAGSPTGICVYEGALLPEKYRNEIIHSDAGPNVVRAYPVKKEGAGYEAEIANIITSEKDKWFRPSDVCIAPDGSLFVADWYDPGVGGHRIGDQERGRIFRIAPADAKYQFQKLDLSTIEGAIAGIKSPNVATRYLAWNKLHELQAEAQPQLEELYQSDNQRFRARALWLLAGIEGKAGDYVSLAIKDKNPDIRITGLRAARRYKLDVIPFVKQLAHDDSPQVRRECAIALHHSKSPAAPELWATLVDQYDGKDRWYLEALGIGMDGQEKKFMTAWLKQAGENWNTPVGRDLLWRSKIPLAIPYLVKIIEDPQTQQAALPRYFRALDFIPGKEKNEAVAELSLFKEDGNQKRETYIIAEALSRMSAKVVTGDKKYQQALNQVIDSSRGTPEFIKLVEKFKAKEYYPELVKLGSHSGKSQTAVDAIRAALSLKQNALIQKALNSKRDNEKEQNQKLDLIWALGNAAHNGANKILLGIIQDPEEPLVDRREAVRAVAKSRPGAHALLDLAEKGKVDPQLEQTAAAAMSTTIMKDVKERAAKLFPAPPTRNNKPLPPINVLAGMKGDVVDGRVMFNTKGTCAKCHVVNGMGKEVGPDLSEIGKKLSREALFESILYPSAGISHNFEAYTVILVSGNVVNGLLVNKTDDAITIKDAEAIARTFKMDDVEEVIQQKISLMPADLQKVLTEEELINIVEYLTTLKQAKPIKKASL; encoded by the coding sequence ATGAACTACCGTTGGCTTGCCATTATTCCGGCTCTGTTTTTATCAACCTCTCTGACAGGCTCCTCACTGTTCGCGCAGTCGGAGCACGACGCCGACCAGGCCGTACCCAATTTGACCGTGGCACCGGGGCTGCAGGCGACACTGTTTTCCTCCGAACCCCACATTAGCAGTCCTTCAAGCATGGACGTCGATGCACAGGGCCGCGTCTGGATCTGTGAAGTCGTCAATTACCGTGCCGGGATCCGCAACATCCCCACCCGCGAAGCCGGGGACCGGATTGTCATTCTCGAAGATACGAATGGCGACGGCAAAGCCGATGAGTCGAAAGTATTCTACCAGGGAAATGACATCAACGGTTCACAGGGAATCTGTGTGCTGGGGAATAAAGTCATCGTGGCTGCCTCTCCCAATGTCTTCCTGTTCACCGATGAAGACAACGACGGCAAGGCCGACAAAAAAGAGCTGCTCTTCAAAGTGGCGGGGGGCGAACATGATCACTCAGCGCATGCGTCAGTCTTCGGTCCGGATGGTCGACTTTACTGGAACTTCGGGAACGCGGGGAAGCAGGTCTTCGATGCGGCAGGCAAACCGATACTGGAACGCGATGGTCGCCCCGTGCTGGATAACGGTAAACCATACTGGGGCGGGATGGTCTTTCGCTGTAACCTGGACGGCAGCGATTTCGAAGTACTCGCCCATAACTTCCGTAATAACTACGAAGTGACCGTCGATTCTTTCGGCACCCTCTGGCAGTCAGACAATGACGACGATGGTAACCGTGGTGTTCGGATTAATTATGTGATGGAATTCGGTAACTACGGCTATCTCGATCAGTTGACCGGGGCTCGCTGGAAAACGCCGCGAACTGGCATGCACGAAGAAATTCCTCTACGTCACTGGCATCTCCGTGATCCGGGTGTCGTTCCCAACCTGCTGCAGACCGGTGCGGGATCCCCGACCGGGATCTGCGTCTATGAAGGTGCCCTGCTGCCGGAAAAATACCGGAATGAAATCATTCACTCTGACGCCGGTCCGAATGTGGTCCGCGCGTATCCAGTGAAAAAAGAAGGCGCTGGATATGAAGCTGAGATCGCCAATATTATTACCAGCGAAAAGGACAAATGGTTCCGTCCCTCCGATGTGTGTATCGCCCCCGATGGTTCTCTGTTTGTCGCAGACTGGTATGATCCGGGCGTCGGCGGACACCGGATTGGCGATCAGGAACGCGGCCGGATCTTCCGGATTGCCCCTGCGGACGCAAAATACCAGTTTCAAAAACTGGACCTGAGTACCATCGAAGGCGCGATTGCCGGCATCAAGAGTCCCAATGTCGCGACTCGCTATCTTGCCTGGAACAAGCTGCACGAACTGCAGGCTGAAGCCCAGCCACAACTGGAAGAACTCTATCAGTCTGACAACCAGAGGTTCCGCGCTCGGGCCCTCTGGCTGTTGGCTGGCATTGAGGGGAAAGCCGGAGACTATGTTTCTCTGGCGATCAAAGATAAAAATCCCGATATCCGCATCACCGGATTGCGGGCGGCACGTCGTTACAAGCTGGATGTGATTCCCTTCGTGAAACAGCTGGCTCACGATGACTCGCCTCAGGTACGCCGCGAATGTGCGATTGCCCTGCATCACAGTAAATCGCCCGCAGCACCGGAACTCTGGGCGACGCTCGTTGATCAGTACGACGGGAAAGATCGCTGGTATCTGGAAGCACTCGGGATCGGCATGGACGGGCAGGAAAAGAAGTTCATGACTGCCTGGCTCAAGCAGGCGGGTGAAAACTGGAATACCCCGGTCGGCCGAGATCTGCTCTGGCGATCCAAAATCCCGCTGGCGATTCCCTACCTGGTAAAAATCATTGAGGATCCCCAGACGCAGCAGGCAGCACTGCCGCGTTACTTCCGTGCCCTGGACTTCATCCCGGGTAAAGAAAAGAACGAAGCTGTCGCCGAACTGTCTCTGTTCAAGGAAGACGGGAATCAAAAACGGGAAACCTACATCATCGCGGAAGCATTGTCGCGAATGTCAGCGAAAGTTGTCACCGGTGATAAAAAATACCAGCAGGCACTGAACCAGGTGATCGACAGCAGCCGGGGGACTCCCGAGTTCATCAAGCTGGTCGAAAAGTTCAAAGCGAAGGAATACTATCCCGAACTGGTAAAACTGGGCAGCCATTCCGGCAAGTCACAGACTGCGGTCGACGCGATACGTGCGGCTCTGTCTCTGAAGCAGAATGCACTGATTCAGAAAGCGCTGAACAGCAAGCGGGATAATGAAAAAGAACAGAATCAGAAACTGGACCTGATCTGGGCACTGGGAAATGCCGCCCATAATGGTGCCAATAAAATTCTGCTCGGCATTATCCAGGATCCCGAGGAACCACTGGTCGATCGACGCGAAGCCGTGAGGGCGGTTGCGAAATCCCGCCCGGGAGCGCACGCGTTACTGGATCTGGCTGAGAAGGGCAAAGTGGATCCCCAGCTGGAACAGACGGCTGCCGCTGCCATGTCTACAACCATCATGAAGGACGTCAAGGAACGGGCCGCGAAGCTGTTCCCCGCACCTCCCACGCGGAATAACAAGCCTTTGCCACCGATCAATGTGCTGGCGGGCATGAAGGGGGATGTCGTCGATGGTCGAGTGATGTTCAACACCAAGGGAACCTGTGCCAAGTGTCACGTGGTGAATGGCATGGGGAAAGAAGTCGGCCCGGATCTCTCCGAGATCGGAAAGAAGCTGAGCCGCGAGGCGTTGTTTGAATCGATCCTGTACCCTAGTGCCGGGATCAGTCATAACTTCGAAGCGTACACGGTGATTCTGGTGTCGGGTAACGTGGTAAATGGTCTGCTGGTCAATAAGACCGACGACGCCATCACGATCAAGGATGCCGAAGCCATTGCCCGTACCTTTAAAATGGATGACGTCGAAGAAGTGATTCAGCAGAAGATCTCACTGATGCCGGCCGATCTGCAGAAGGTACTGACGGAAGAAGAGCTGATTAACATCGTCGAATACCTGACGACGCTCAAGCAGGCCAAGCCGATCAAAAAGGCCAGTCTGTAA
- a CDS encoding C45 family peptidase: MVPAGRYREIEVSGSPREMGRQLGEAAAEEVRAFCVVALERLHETMQVSPKRAQALAEVCLPVAREYSPDSVEELEGLAEAVAVPLWQIMLLQIRNQFTPEPDAGCTSLSVPDPSGKGAIVAQNWDNDPALDPFTIMLTRRPTGKPALMTLTQAGLISYIGFNSEGIGTCLNSLPAPSRAHGVPHYFTLRELYEADSLAGAVEAIRRAERAIPANIMLATPEGPANLEVTIDSVQVLRPDETSWITHTNHCLHPDFCHYNAEFPELIGSHPRKARIDELLQASSADPGVAEIKTALRDHQDYPRSICRHLNDDPDHGYWQTVFSVIIEPERQRMHVSRGTPCSAEYQVYQL; this comes from the coding sequence ATGGTTCCAGCTGGACGTTATCGTGAAATCGAAGTCAGTGGTTCTCCCCGCGAAATGGGCAGGCAGTTGGGAGAAGCTGCTGCTGAAGAGGTGCGGGCTTTTTGTGTTGTGGCGCTGGAGCGTCTCCATGAGACCATGCAGGTCAGCCCGAAACGGGCTCAGGCTCTGGCGGAAGTCTGTCTGCCTGTTGCGAGGGAATACAGTCCCGATTCCGTAGAGGAACTTGAGGGGCTGGCCGAAGCCGTCGCTGTTCCGCTGTGGCAGATCATGCTGTTGCAGATCCGGAATCAGTTCACCCCGGAACCGGATGCGGGCTGCACTTCGCTGAGTGTGCCGGATCCTTCCGGAAAGGGAGCGATCGTGGCTCAGAACTGGGACAATGACCCGGCTCTCGATCCGTTTACCATCATGTTGACGCGTCGCCCGACGGGGAAGCCGGCGCTGATGACGTTGACCCAGGCCGGGTTGATTTCTTACATCGGGTTCAATTCAGAGGGTATTGGTACCTGTCTGAATTCTCTGCCAGCCCCCAGTCGCGCACACGGAGTACCACACTATTTCACGCTCCGCGAGCTCTATGAAGCAGACAGCCTGGCAGGCGCGGTGGAGGCGATCCGTCGGGCCGAGCGGGCGATTCCCGCGAATATCATGCTGGCGACTCCAGAGGGCCCTGCGAACCTGGAAGTGACGATTGACAGTGTGCAGGTTTTAAGGCCGGATGAGACAAGCTGGATTACACATACCAATCATTGTCTGCATCCGGACTTTTGTCACTACAATGCAGAGTTTCCGGAACTGATCGGTTCACACCCGCGTAAGGCGCGCATTGATGAATTGCTGCAAGCCAGTTCCGCCGATCCAGGAGTCGCAGAGATCAAAACCGCTCTCCGCGATCATCAGGATTATCCACGATCGATCTGCAGGCATCTCAACGACGACCCCGATCATGGTTACTGGCAGACCGTGTTTTCCGTGATCATCGAACCGGAGCGGCAGCGGATGCATGTCTCGCGTGGTACACCCTGCAGTGCGGAATACCAGGTCTATCAGCTTTGA
- a CDS encoding ATP-binding protein, with translation MKLSILNKPCQPDFAQRADELFNEHRQQLCQRTDRLFAVLMIIQWLAAIGAACLVTPYTWIGNLSQTHLHVWAAVILGGLITCFPVFLAWFHPGRVLTRHVIAVSQMLTSSLLIHLSGGRIETHFHIFGSLAFLAFYRDWRVLISATTVVVIDHTAFGLLYPHAVFGALTASPWRIVEHGAWVVFEDIFLIIAIQQNTREMRAMACQRAALEETKSLIKSEVQKRTSELHLANQKISETNHQLEMQARELRSAKEHAEAANRAKSAFLANMSHEIRTPMNAILGFNDILLENVSAPENVEAAQTVKENGEYLIRLINDILDLSKIEAEKMEVEQIACSPHELLNNVSSLMNVRAVAKALPLEFQIEGPIPETIQTDPTRLRQILINTIGNAIKFTETGSVKVVTRLLNDSKQAPQLQFEVIDTGIGIPASCLETLFNPFTQADDSMTRKFEGTGLGLTISKRLAELLGGSISVTSTHGAGSTFTIRVGTGPLNNVPLIEQEATSLKPVTKEKTDASSETLPATPLKGYRILLTEDGLYNQRLITFLLKKAGADVSLAENGQLSIDQATAAEAQGQPFDVILMDMQMPVLDGYSATRQLRDAGFQVPIIALTAHAMNGDRQKCLDAGCDEYLTKPIDRKKLIEVILMSLNETESEQNILTSDIAYQI, from the coding sequence ATGAAACTCAGTATCCTCAACAAACCCTGCCAACCTGATTTCGCACAAAGAGCAGACGAACTGTTCAACGAGCATCGTCAGCAACTCTGTCAACGGACTGACCGTCTATTCGCAGTTCTGATGATTATCCAGTGGCTGGCTGCCATCGGAGCTGCCTGCCTGGTGACTCCATACACCTGGATTGGTAATTTAAGTCAGACCCACCTGCATGTCTGGGCGGCTGTCATCCTGGGCGGTTTGATTACCTGCTTCCCCGTCTTCCTGGCGTGGTTTCATCCGGGCCGCGTCCTCACCCGGCATGTGATTGCAGTCAGCCAGATGTTGACCTCCTCTCTGCTGATCCACTTGAGCGGTGGGCGGATTGAAACACACTTCCATATTTTTGGTTCCCTGGCATTCCTGGCCTTTTACCGGGACTGGCGCGTTTTGATCTCGGCAACCACAGTCGTTGTCATTGACCATACCGCATTCGGGCTGCTGTACCCCCATGCGGTCTTTGGCGCACTGACTGCGAGCCCCTGGCGGATTGTCGAACATGGTGCATGGGTCGTATTTGAAGACATCTTCCTGATCATTGCCATTCAACAGAACACACGTGAAATGCGGGCAATGGCATGTCAGAGAGCGGCTCTTGAGGAAACAAAATCCCTGATTAAATCAGAGGTCCAGAAACGGACCAGCGAACTGCATCTCGCCAATCAGAAAATTTCGGAAACCAATCACCAGTTGGAAATGCAGGCCCGTGAATTACGCAGCGCCAAGGAACATGCAGAAGCCGCCAACCGCGCCAAAAGTGCATTCCTCGCCAACATGAGCCACGAAATCCGGACACCCATGAATGCCATTCTTGGATTCAACGATATCCTGCTCGAGAACGTCTCCGCTCCTGAAAATGTGGAAGCAGCGCAGACCGTGAAGGAGAACGGCGAATATCTGATCCGACTCATCAATGACATTCTGGACCTGTCCAAAATCGAAGCCGAAAAAATGGAGGTCGAACAGATTGCCTGCTCGCCCCACGAACTGTTGAATAATGTCTCTTCATTGATGAATGTCCGCGCGGTCGCCAAAGCACTGCCGCTGGAATTTCAGATTGAGGGCCCCATTCCTGAAACGATCCAGACCGATCCCACACGCCTGCGACAGATTCTGATCAATACGATCGGCAATGCGATTAAATTCACCGAAACCGGTTCCGTAAAAGTCGTCACGCGTCTGCTGAATGATTCTAAGCAGGCACCTCAGCTGCAGTTCGAAGTCATCGACACCGGAATCGGTATTCCTGCTTCATGTCTGGAAACCCTGTTTAATCCTTTCACCCAGGCCGATGATTCCATGACGCGCAAGTTTGAAGGGACCGGGCTGGGACTGACGATCAGCAAACGCCTGGCAGAACTGCTGGGAGGATCCATTTCTGTCACCAGCACGCACGGTGCGGGCAGCACATTCACGATTAGAGTCGGTACCGGCCCCCTGAATAATGTTCCCCTGATAGAACAAGAGGCAACCAGCCTGAAACCGGTTACCAAAGAAAAAACAGACGCCTCCTCCGAGACCCTGCCGGCTACACCTCTCAAAGGGTATCGCATTCTGCTGACGGAAGACGGCCTCTACAATCAGCGGCTGATCACCTTCCTGCTGAAAAAAGCAGGTGCGGACGTCAGCCTGGCAGAAAATGGTCAGCTCTCAATCGATCAGGCGACAGCAGCCGAAGCGCAAGGTCAGCCTTTTGACGTGATCCTGATGGATATGCAGATGCCGGTACTGGACGGCTACAGCGCGACCCGGCAATTAAGAGACGCTGGTTTCCAGGTACCAATCATCGCGTTAACAGCGCACGCCATGAACGGTGATCGACAGAAATGTCTCGATGCAGGCTGCGACGAATATCTGACGAAGCCCATTGATCGCAAGAAACTGATTGAGGTGATTTTAATGTCGCTCAATGAAACTGAGAGCGAGCAAAACATCCTGACTTCTGACATCGCTTACCAGATTTAA